Genomic window (Eubalaena glacialis isolate mEubGla1 chromosome X, mEubGla1.1.hap2.+ XY, whole genome shotgun sequence):
gtgtgtgtgtgtgtgtctgtgtgtgtgtatgtgtgtgtgtgtgagagagagagagacagtgatgGGGCTGAGAGGAGGCAGCAATAGCCATTGTGAGGATCTGGGACTTTGGGGATCAATAAAAGGCTGGTGTGTTCGCATGAGGGGGTGGGTAGCAGGGCAAAGCAGTTAGGAGTGTGGATTCCGGAGGCTGGCTGTCACTCAGGAACTGGGTGATCTTGATCAAGACACTTAACCtctttggcctcagtttctttgtctgtaaaatggaggtaaatcATAGCACACACCTCTGTTATGATgcccccattatacagatgaggaaaccgaggctccgagaaactaagtaacttgcccaaggtcacagagccagtgagtgatggagccaggatctgaacccaCAGTCTCAGCTTTTGCCTCTTTCATATTAGCCCCTGTTGGGATGAGGCCTGAGCTGAGACCTGCACCCCAGACCTCCTCCCACAAACTGGGGCCCCCCTGGACCGGAATGGGCCTGACCCACTCACTTGAGGAAGTCCTCTGGCTCCTCGAAGACCTTCTCACATCCGGGCCACTTGCAGACACCATTTGCTAGCAGTGAGTAGGAGCCCTGGGGCATGGTTGAAAGGGTGCTGGGGGGACAAAGTGTGTCAGAGGAGGGGATGGCAGGGCAAGGGTCCTTCCCAGCCCTGCACACTGACCTGTCCTTCCTGGGCACACCGGGGCTTGGGAAGGTGCAGAGCAGTGCTGGCTCCCTGGACACCCATTCCAGGCTGGCCACGTTGATCCCTGCAGGTGGGGACAGGGCAtctctgggggctgggggccaggctcTGGAGCTCGGCCCACAAAGCCTCTCATTTTGAGTTTCTCACCCTCCTGAGCTTTGCAGGCCCAGACTCCCAGGGGGCTCTGTGGTCCCTAATCTCCAAGGCTACTGGTGGAGCAGCTCAAAGACTGCGCTGACATTTCGACTAACTTTGCAAAGATCTGTGGTTCCGTGATTTTGACATTCTGTGTCTTTAAGGTTCTGAGCCTGACATTTTTTAGAGGTTGGAGTTTCCAAGACGATAAGACCTGACACCTCTGGCCTCCTGAGGGCCGCAAGTCAGCAGCCCACACCACTTATGTTCAAGGATTGGGGGCTCTGGGCTTCTGTGGAGCTGTGGGGTACAGTGTTACCAGGTGGCAGGCCGGGCCGGGCCTTGAGGGAGAAGACCCCCGTAGCAGCAGTGGGTGGCGGGAGGCTGATCATAGCTGGGCTGTCCAGTGGGCGCACCTGCAGCACAGGGGTCCGGGCATGGGCATCCACCGTTGAGAGCTAGGGGCACATGGGGTCCATTTCAGCCAGGTCCTCTCCCCAGTTCTCCcgcctgctccctcctccctgcctgttCTGGGTTGGTACCTGGTGCACAAAGTGTGGCCTGTCCTGGAGGAGTGCCTGCAAGTGGGGCGAGGGACCCAGCCGTGCTCCAGAGGGTGCCACCATGACGAGGGGCACTGTGGGCAGCTGGGGAAGGCAGGCGGGTGAGATGCCATCCTCATGTTCACTGTTCTACACGTCTAACCCGTATACTCCTCACCACAACCCCATGTACTAGGCAGAATGACCAACCCCATTTTAcgtatgtggaaactgaggctcagggagattgGGTGACTTTTTCAAGATcaaacagctaataagtggcagagctggcctCCATCCTGTCACCTCACCTCCCTGGGCCCCAAGCCCTCTGTCACAGGGGGATGGAGACACACATGGCTATGCCTGTGGGACCATGATAGGGTCCCCTATCCTGAGACAGGGATTGGGAGGTTGCGGAGAGCCTCGAATCTCTGAGACCTGCTAAGTGGGGACTTTCTTGGCCCCGTGACATCTGCATAAGTCACAGACGTGCCTGGGACCCAGAAAACCACTTCCTGTGCCCCAGCTGGGCCCCCCGCCCAGTGCCACAGTAAAGGTCGGCACCTATAGGCCCAGGTACCCCACCCTGCCTGCCCCATCCTGGGCCCTAGGCCTCACCTGCAGCTGCGATGGTGGCATGGGGttcaaggaggaagaggaggcgtGAGCCCCACCTCGGAGGTCCCGGCCCTGGAAGGTTGTCCCCGGGCCCTTGGCTCCCAGCTGGTCTGAGGCCTTGGGTGCAGCCCTCCAGCCGGGCGAGGCTCCTGGGGATGGGCTGAGTACCAAGGAAGGGGCCAAGGGCTTGGCTGGCCTGGGGTTGGGCATTGGGTCCTTGTCCAAGGGCAGGCTGCGGGGACACAAGGGGAAGGAGTTACAAATGTGCTGGCGCGTGTGTGAAATGCTCAACCATCTGAACCATGTGGACACCCCCTCTGGTCAGAGCAGGCATTGGCTGGGGTGTGTCCCAGAGGGGCCCCAGCTCTGGtcacgtgtgtgcacgtgtgcacacacatactcGGTGTCAGGAGCACTGGCGTGCCTGTGTCTCCAAGCACACCCCATGTGCAGACGTACACGGACCCAGCGCACAGT
Coding sequences:
- the FOXP3 gene encoding forkhead box protein P3; this translates as MPNPRPAKPLAPSLVLSPSPGASPGWRAAPKASDQLGAKGPGTTFQGRDLRGGAHASSSSLNPMPPSQLQLPTVPLVMVAPSGARLGPSPHLQALLQDRPHFVHQLSTVDAHARTPVLQVRPLDSPAMISLPPPTAATGVFSLKARPGLPPGINVASLEWVSREPALLCTFPSPGVPRKDSTLSTMPQGSYSLLANGVCKWPGCEKVFEEPEDFLKHCQADHLLDEKGRAQCLLQREVVQSLEQQLVLEKEKLGAMQAHLAGKMVPTKAPSTASSDKGSCCIVATGTPGTTVPAWPGPQEAPEGLFAVRRHLWGSHANSTIPEFFHNMDYFKFHNMRPPFTYATLIRWAILEAPEKQRTLNEIYHWFTRMFAFFRNHPATWKNAIRHNLSLHKCFVRVESEKGAVWTVDEFEFRKKRSQRPSRCSNPTPGS